The bacterium genome window below encodes:
- a CDS encoding DUF1116 domain-containing protein, with amino-acid sequence MIGARPILKTIARASDVIPALQERRLLHAGPPIEWQRMSGPMRGAVIGAAIFEGWADNQAAAEELASSGAIDFDPCHHHGAVGPMAGVTSPSMAVYVVENETHGNLAYSNLNEGYGKVLRYGAYAPEVLDKLRWMNDEMGPVVKTAIEAAGGLDIRALLAEALHMGDEGHNRNKAGSLLFAKLLAPHIAESSAEASTRRKVIEFLGDNALSVLNPVMAACKAMADAGHGIEGSTIVTAMARNGTDFGIRVSGLEGEWFTAPAATPDGLYFSGFTAADANPDIGDSTITETAGIGAFAMAAAPAIVQFVSGKPHDALDATLEMYEITFGEHSHFTIPPLDFRGSPTGIDVRRVVELGITPRVNTGIAHREAGVGQVGAGLVRPPMEIFEQALIAYADRYGLS; translated from the coding sequence TCGAGTGGCAGCGCATGTCGGGGCCGATGCGCGGGGCGGTGATCGGCGCCGCGATCTTCGAGGGCTGGGCCGACAACCAGGCCGCGGCCGAGGAGTTGGCTTCATCGGGCGCGATCGATTTCGACCCCTGCCATCACCACGGCGCGGTCGGCCCGATGGCCGGTGTCACGTCGCCGTCGATGGCGGTCTACGTGGTCGAAAACGAGACCCACGGCAACTTGGCCTACTCGAACCTCAACGAGGGCTACGGCAAGGTGCTTCGGTACGGTGCCTACGCACCCGAGGTCCTCGACAAGCTCCGCTGGATGAACGACGAGATGGGGCCGGTCGTCAAAACGGCCATCGAGGCGGCGGGAGGGCTCGACATTCGGGCTCTGCTGGCCGAGGCCTTGCACATGGGCGATGAGGGGCACAATCGCAACAAGGCGGGATCGCTTCTTTTCGCCAAGCTCCTGGCGCCGCACATCGCGGAGAGCTCGGCCGAGGCCTCGACTCGACGCAAGGTGATCGAATTCCTCGGTGACAATGCCCTTTCGGTCTTGAACCCGGTGATGGCGGCGTGCAAAGCGATGGCCGACGCCGGCCACGGGATCGAGGGCTCGACCATTGTCACGGCCATGGCTCGGAACGGCACCGATTTCGGGATCCGCGTCTCGGGCCTGGAGGGCGAGTGGTTCACGGCGCCGGCGGCGACTCCAGACGGCCTCTACTTTTCGGGCTTTACGGCCGCCGACGCCAACCCAGACATCGGCGACTCGACCATTACCGAGACCGCGGGTATCGGCGCCTTCGCCATGGCCGCGGCACCGGCGATCGTGCAGTTCGTCTCAGGCAAGCCCCATGACGCCCTCGACGCCACCCTCGAGATGTACGAGATCACATTTGGCGAGCATTCGCACTTCACCATCCCGCCGCTCGACTTTCGCGGCTCACCGACCGGTATTGATGTGCGCCGGGTGGTCGAGCTCGGGATCACTCCGCGAGTGAACACCGGCATCGCTCACCGCGAGGCTGGTGTCGGGCAGGTCGGGGCGGGGTTGGTCAGGCCGCCGATGGAGATTTTCGAGCAAGCACTCATAGCCTACGCCGACCGCTACGGTCTTTCTTGA